From Thamnophis elegans isolate rThaEle1 chromosome 12, rThaEle1.pri, whole genome shotgun sequence, one genomic window encodes:
- the LOC116515424 gene encoding ADP-ribosylation factor 6-like yields MGKMLSKIFGNKEMRILMLGLDAAGKTTILYKLKLGQPVTTIPTVGFNVETVTYKNVKFNVWDVGGQDKIRPLWRHYYTGTQGLIFVVDCADRDRIDEGRQELHRIINDREMRDAIILVFANKQDLPDAMKPHEIQEKLGLTRIRDRNWYVQPSCATSGEGLYEGLMWLTSNYKS; encoded by the coding sequence ATGGGGAAGATGCTATCCAAGATCTTTGGTAACAAGGAGATGCGGATTTTGATGCTGGGCCTGGATGCCGCCGGCAAGACCACCATCCTCTACAAGCTGAAGCTGGGCCAGCCCGTCACCACCATCCCCACCGTGGGTTTCAACGTGGAGACGGTGACCTACAAGAACGTCAAGTTCAACGTTTGGGACGTGGGGGGTCAGGACAAGATCCGTCCCCTCTGGAGACACTACTACACCGGTACCCAAGGGTTGATCTTTGTGGTGGACTGCGCCGACCGGGATCGGATCGACGAAGGCCGGCAGGAGCTCCACCGCATCATCAACGACCGCGAGATGCGGGACGCCATCATCCTGGTCTTCGCCAACAAGCAGGACCTCCCGGACGCCATGAAACCTCACGAGATCCAGGAGAAACTCGGGCTCACGCGCATTAGGGACAGGAATTGGTACGTCCAGCCGTCGTGCGCGACGTCGGGAGAAGGACTCTATGAAGGCTTAATGTGGCTGACGTCTAACTACAAGTCGTAA